The window GTATTAatgatgaagagggaggaggatggcgatgatgatgatgatgatgatgatgatgactatgctgctatggaggcccatttaggttttgggacctcgtgacaaggctgtactctacgcttcctgtcataatgatatcccggcgtcaacctcGAATTTTGTACAGCGCTTAAACCTTGGAttccaactgaggataggcgctatattaccatatcaaatcaaaataatGGCGCGTAGGCTGGtggtgttcttgtctctctccatatgGTCTGAGTCTTGCTATCACAGCTGCTGTTATTGCGATCCTTGCCACGACCTCAGGATTCGAACCTTCATCTAATGTCATGGAGCCAAGGCGACAACAATAACCTATGTACAGGGCGACAGTTATAGATGCGCACAAGAGGCTCTATTACGGCGTACGTGTGCCAGTTTAACGGCTGACCATATTTATGCCCACACACCTAccagcttcgtcagggcatagagatcgtgttGGCTCAGAGCTATTGTCTAAAAGTAATATAACTGAAATATGATTTTCTCGTGTCAGAGAACAGAAAACAGCCCGCAAAACAGATTGGGAAGTCTGTTCTAAAACTGTTTGCAACAGAGATCGCGACATTGTCTTTAACATCAGTGCACAGATTTTGGTTTTAAACACCAAAGCCTGGCACACTGAgtcaacaggagacaggcagaaagagacagaacgtgagtgcgacccagagagcaagagacagacaagtggagtaaagggtagagagagaggatgataagcacacacagacagacacacaaacatacacgcgcacacacacacacacacacacacacacacacacacaaataaacaaacacacacacacacacacacacacacacacacacacacacacacacacacacacacacatctaatataaCTAAACAATgcaaagatgttaaactaaacacacacatacatacacacgagtgcgcgtgcgcgcgcgcccacacaaacacacacacaaacaaacaaacacgtacacacacacacacacacacacacacacacacacacacacacacacacacacacacacacgtctaatatcactaaacactgcaaagacgttaaactaaactaaacacacacacacacacacacacacacacacacacacacacacacacacacacacacacacacacacacacacacacacacacacacacacgtacacatgcattcAAACAATACACTATGCATCAGTATGTATCAGGTAACGTATCATTCCTTTAAATTCTTGCGGAAGAAACTGTCCTTAAAAGTCACCCGAGAAAATATTATTAATGCTGGTTGTTTTATCTCCGCTTGAACAGCTTGGATTTAACCTGAAACATGTCAAGGTTCACCTAGTACTAAGAGGAACATTACttgaactggaactggaactggaatcagacgtttgaggcctgtgagGGCCTGTTCGCCGTTcaattagatacagtataccagcatgcgtggcctaatgacagcatactggatcataaatacttggagagttAGCCCAATGAACGTCCAATATAGTCTTGAAAGATGAttatggttggggcagtcacaacactgtctggcaaactgttccatttattaacgacccGCTCATTAGTCCAGCCTCCAGCTAAATCAAGTTCAGAATAAAAACTtcagaattaaaaataaattagtTATTGATGAATTACAGTCACTTGAAAAATAAGAACATTAACCCTGTCATTGTTTGGATATTTACGTggagaacaacaaaatacgaccgcctttttttctttctttcttttttttttttttttttttaattttttttttttttttttttaacaaatgtctgtcgtcatgtttgttttcaggaagccACACCGAAAATGAAGAAGTGACTTTGCAAAATGAGCATAGGTTGAGACTCTGATAACTTAAAAGAAACTCAAGCATTCCCCACGAAACgatacgaaaaaaaacaaacacgacgaTAATGACAAAAGATGAGTAAAGAAAAATTGTGAAGAATTTTAttgttctttaattaaaaacaaacgaaaagcaTCGTGTTTATTTGGACCAAATCCTTTTCCAAAACATATAAAATCTGTTCAGCCATGAAAGAGACTGTCATAGGGAAATACAAGCCTGCAAAACTTTTTAGAATATGTAAAGGTTCACAGTCAGAGCATTTTGGCTCGACAAAACGTCCAAAACTATAACAGTAACAGTTAGGCGAGGGGGTTAAAACGGAACTGTAGGCTCACTATAACAGTAACAGTTAGGCGAGGGGGTTAAAACGGAACTGTAGGCTCGTAAgaactgtccagcagacatatgcaccgagtctatcagataacagccgGGATCTCTAATCTGctgctctccacgttcagcatggcagcttagagggtcagatatctccgaaccggcagatgctctgttgtctttacagaggctctgttacggcgtgtgagacagttaggctgaccataagccccacacctacaggcttcgtcagggcatagagatcgtcacggctcagagctgacacacctggagtgtgttatgactgtgtggaagcactctttaagagctttgtttcgaatattatggatttcacatcattatttttgttttccaccaaaacaccatcaacaagaacaggtgggatggattaaaggtagactctacaacaggtgggatggattaaaggtagattctgtgatCAAAATACCATCAGCAAGAATAGGTGGGATGGACTGAAGGTAGATTCtgcaacaggtgggatggattaaaggtagattctacaacaggtgggatggattaaaggtagattctgtgacGCGGCATAGTGTACAAGGTGCACTGGTTTGgggaacactaaaaacaaaataatttaatgCGATGGCGATACAATCAACTGACATGGTCTCACAAGGTTATGTCCGTGAACAATTCTGTATAATCCTTTACCCAGTtaaggaacgaaaagaagaaaaaaaacaaaaaaacatgtccaacgccgctcctatcaacagtggggttaaaaaaaaattcaatcagTTTTGCTAAAACTTATTttcattttacaaaatcaaacaagtagGTAAAAACATTTAACGTGGACCCTGCAGAGAAAGAAATCAGGCaaacaaagactttttttttttgaaagattgcCTGACATTATTATTCTTCGACATGAAATCGGGGTGAATGTGAATCAATAcccaaaaaaacatcaaacatacggagtaaaagaaaacggaaatcaatttcctgtcgtatcttgcgcagaatctttaagaaagcaaagcgctgttatttttgatagattacatggtcagcctacagtttgatcctatgagttgggattgttattgtcgcggtgatgtgaagatgcaccagccacttcaaaatatctgaaatataaaaccgtggtagattttggaagtgctgcttgaaaatcccaaaatttgACATAACCATTTAAACTCTTGTGTTTTACGAAAAACGAATGTTATGCCCTTACAGCCAAtgaccaaactgatgcaacctgtattgtttgcAATGAAATCCGCCATTGCCTTAATAGCAAACACAAATCATGCTAGCATTTCTTACCTCGGACTTTAAAAACAGGCctcgttgcagacgaaacaacCGTTTCCGAAGTTCAAACCAGGAGAAGCCAAagtgtgacagaacatcaaatctttgttttcaacgtcacaaagtccatgcaattcttcaccttgatctttatatgacaTGTTGACAGGACATCCACTTCTGGCATAAAACGTCAACAGTTGTAAAagagagtgcaaacacacacacacacacacacacacacacacacacggagagaaatgaatgagcaaagaaaccaaaaagactCATTATGTCGGTAGTACAACCGTCTCTGAGGCTCTCAGCGaaaaacaactgctcaccactgcaagaccagaccatgaccacgtcagtgaacaagtgttcacctcactgtcacagcactgcgaggaaagtgactgttagtcccacgctgttttgttgttgttgttttacaaccccacactttctctcacacacactttctctcagagctAACCCTCGGTatctccatatttctcctctccttccgtctttccaccggttgcctgtttctgatcaatacaCCATAAGCTATCCACTGACGTTTTTTCTTACAGACAGCAGGTctgacccaaagtatctttctgaactcctcccattATTATATGTACTTGGAGTTGCCAgtcctgttcttcttctgatacttaaattctcaggatacctcacgttagaagtaagaccaaccgacacatgatttttttttttttttttttgttttgtttccaatcGCCAGTAACGTGgaacacactccctgaaaacctccgacattctgactccAACACTTCTTTCAAATCTGTTCTCAAAACtgacctcttccctcagcagtaagtttcaTTGTGACCGGTCCACACCTTTGCGtgttgtgtgcttgactatgtgtgtcactatatgtgtggcatcgacgtgtttactgcatatgaatattctaaagtggatacttaattaactggaatgaacatgaaagaaaaatggaTCGAAGGGATTCTTTCattttcggtcagcctgttgtcagactggtttgtgcagatctctacatgttgcagtgtgcctgaggcaatgtcaacgtctcctttatggCCGAATTAgaataatttcttaaataatcgagatatgtcaagaaaacatgatttgaatggtgttattacctcaaatacaattatattttattgcgctaaaaagacccataacattagatattagatttggtcgaccagtgacgtcagatgtggcgtggtgttggggatgagacTCTACATGTTTCTGCACAGATCATGCTTGGTTTGATCCCCATAGtggacttgttttttttttttttttgtttttttcatatcaaaCTTATCAATACAAGACCAATTTTAACGATATTTTttgcaacatatgtgcagacctgctagtgcctgaacccgcttcatgtgtacacacacgcagaagatcaaatacgcaagttaatgatccagcaatccatgtcagcgttcggtgggttatagacaagaacatacccagcatgcacactcccgaaaacggagtatagctgcctacagggcggggttgataaacaaaacagtcatacacgtaaaacgttacatgtcagtgtatatgtgtgcgtgcctgaaatctgattgaatgacaggaatccaatgatgagcgcccgatggcagccgttagtcgggtctacccaggtaggcaggctgttgtgcaaatgaccccgtgtttgtaaaacacttagagcttggtctccgaccgaggataggttctgtataagtatccatatcaatcaataaaaaaaaaacaaaaaaaaaaaaaaaccactgcccTTGTGCACAGTCTGGATGTGTGGGAGATTTTGTCCTGCATTCAGgcatcggtgagagagagagtgagagggggtgttcgtgtgtgggttTCACTGTAACTTACTTGAAACGCAATATTCAATAACTGTAAATTGTAAATGATACAGTTATTCATCTACAGGAATTTAATAAGATtttaaagaatagaaaaaaaacaacaacaaaaaaaaaacagctataAAGCCATAAGAATGAATTAATATTGAATGAATGCTTTTGATGAGAGTAGCTGAATAACCAAAACCACCAATGTTGTTCTTTGGATCCAGCTCTTTTAgccaaggggtgggggggtggggggggggaggggggggggtgaattcaaaatgataacaatatatAGGTTCAGTTTAATATGGTTATATTTTCATGGACGTATTGTCTACGTTTGTCTGTCATCCAATTATTTGACGTTTTGTTGCTCGTCttagtgtagccaagcgctcagttGACTACAGATGACCGTGGCTTAACTcaagcacaagctgaaagctgagcaacagcagacgcctttttcgcgcagaatgtgtgacgccattcccagtttgaatgcaaagcccattctgaACCTTTTCTCTATACATCTATtcaatcaagtctctgtatcattcgctgcaatattatatttgctgtgcttacacacacacacttaaatcagttaaaagcatatttgatttcagtttaattgttcgtcagtgtaaagatttcaactgacgctaagcttacgtcattttgtccttctcattGTCGACAACCGGCTCCACAACTAGTGTCGCTGTACgtcattgggtgagctgaaatgTGTTTCTGATGCACCGTATTTGATTAAATATATCATTCATCAGATCAGTagactgcaagtattatatactggcagaatcgtcccAATTCCGTCTTTAAATCTATTCTATTTGTGTTTgtctacgtgaaactgatttaacgcagcttgtaattttcagtgacaagctcgctaaaactgacccttttcaggtgacttgaaTTATTGAGATTACAGATGTTGCTGTGTCgctcacagtgtgtgttgtgtgccttgtCCCAGAGGCCAACGTCTTGCTGTGTATCACttgctctgttttctttttatcttcttatCTCTTCTCTTATCCATTCTTCTTTACTTaacattgtaataaaacaatagaaaaacgtttttgtgactggccgtctatatGTTCCTGGGCCTGCGTGTGGAACTTTTCTATCATTTAATTCAATAAATCattattaattcttttgtacGGTCCTCTTTTAATATGATAAACCATTCAGTTCATGACATGGCTACATTAGGTTTAAGAGTTTGTGGTGGTATGTACGAGTTTCAGAATGGATATTGACCAAGAGTGtgtattttgttctctctgttcatcttgaactctctctgtatgtatatgcattatatatatatatatatatatatatatatatatatatatatatatatatatatatatatatatgactcacTCAACAGTAATCATGGGCCAGCCCTTGGAGTCTAGTTTACCGACCTACTGGCTTACATCCTTAAGGTTAATTTGACAAGGACTGACGTCTTGGGTGGGCCAGCCCCCTTTCCCAATGTCCTTCCGTCATCACTGGCCATGGGTGTGGCTTCTGGGGCAGTAGCAATGGTATATAAGTAAGAGGGTGCAGGAATCACACAGTCCctggctgctgttgctgctcgtCCTCGTCTTGTCTGCTGCCTGACTGCTGTACTGCCACGTGCTGACTGCTGTACTGCCACGTGCTGACTGCTACTGCActtcaaggtgagagagaagatAAAGGGAAGGTTTGGCAGCAtagtctttttgactcacttgtgtaaacaaagtgagtctatgttttaacccggtgttcggttctctctctctctctctctctctctctctctctctctctctctctctctctctctctctctctgtgtgtgtgtgtgtgtgtgtgtgtgtgtgtgtgtccgtggtaaactttaacattgacattttctctgcaaatactttgtcagttgacactaaatttggcataaaaataggaaaaattcagttctttccagtcatcttgtttaaaacaatattgcacctctgggatgggcacaaaaaaaataaaataaaaaagaagcctaattatatgcagactgcatttactgttatatttatattttttgtattctctaaacttggcactttgacctcttattctgacacaacaacaagaggagtcattattatcattttttgttcaaacacgaacttcttttgctaagcatggaattttaatttattttgcaaacgttttggtgcagatagtaaaaaagggagattactctgtaattaatgctacggaACTTAATTtatcaaagtgagtcttgaaggccttgcctctcttgttttttatttaGATGTAacgacagacagctagatagggAGTCATGCGTTGTATGAATaatggaggtgttgttgttggtagtggatgtggtgacggtggtagtggtggtgatattgttggtggtggtgatggtggtggtggtggcggcggcgtaATTTTAGCTCCTTACAAACAGACCGGTGGTCTTTGGTGGGACTGTGTCCCAGTGGTGATGCAACTGACTCGGAATCGAGTTATTCGAGTCTCGTATATGCACCAGGATTTTTACCACTCCGTTCACTAGACCTTGAACAGTGGTATGGGTACAAGTCactcgtatgagacgataaactgaagtcatgtatgcaacacaacacacagaagagAGTTGTCAATGGCAACATTATGTTGAAAAACTCACTTTGAAAGTgaaatacatacactcacaatcagaaaaaaagaaatggtatGTGTACTGCTGCACTGCTGTGCCGCGTTCTTCTCaggaaaagcagcccgaatttgcattgtattgtatttctcttttttttttttttaatcacaacagatttctctgtgtgaaattcgggctgctctgcccagggacagcgcgtcgctatactacagcgccacccattttttttgtattttttcctgcgtgctgttttaattgtttttcctatcatagtggatttttctacagaattttgccaagaacaacccttttgttgccgtgggttcttttacgtgcgctaagtgcatgctgcacacgggacctcggtttatcgtttcatccgaatgactagcgtccagaccaccactcaaggtctagtggaggggtgaaaATATctgcagctgagccgtgattcgaaccagtgtgctcagattctctcgcttccaaggcggacgcgttacctctaggccatcactccacacatttcACATAAAATCTGTTGTCAGAGAAGGttattcagtacaatacaatatgatgcaaagCAGTACTACACAACGCAAAAATACCATGACAGTTGTTCGTTGCAGATGAAGACTCTGGTGCTCCTGTTCCTGACGGTAGCCGTCGTTCTGGTGGCACAGACTGACGCTGGATGGATAAGGCTAAGGAGGTCGGCCAGGGTAAGTGTTTGCCTGTTCTTGTGGATTCAATAAGTGGGCGGGGTGGCCACCACATCTAGCATGCATGATATAAACCATCTCTCAAATATTAggcattctgaaaaaaaaagatgcatgccTTTATAAAGTTGTCCTTAAGTATCTAtaatatcactcacacacacacacacacacacacacacacacacacacacacacacaaacacacacacacacacacacacacacataacacacacacacacacacacacacacacataacacacacacacacacacacacacacacacacacacacacacacacacacacatatatatatatatatatatatatatatatatatatatatatatatatatatatatatatatatctgttttcaATGTGCTTTGCTTTCTGTCCCTCAGTTCCTCTTCTGTCTTCTTTGTAGTTGTTCGTCGCGTTGCTTTTTGAGAGATGACACATGGCCACCATCGTtatagttatcattattgtcatgattaacacacacacacacacacacacacacacacacacgtacacacacacgtacacacacacacacgcacgcacgcacgcacgcacgcacgtacacactcacacgcacgcgcgcgcggagagatagagagagattgacagcaacaacacaacacgaaataACCTTCCTCTCTCTGAATTCACCTTGGAAAACAGAGGTGGTTTAGACCCAGTATTGGCAAACGGAGTGCCGATGACGAGGACGTGATGAAGGCCAACGAAGCCATGGACCTCCTCAACAAGCTGGGTCTGAGGTGTCCTGGATTCGGCACCGACACGAAAGTGGGGCTGAACAAGGCGCTCGTGACTGACGCCTTCGACGCCGTGGACAgtcagtggcttttttttttttttttttttgcttttttttttcgtgtctttGAGTTTGTCGGTGGGTGGTTGGTAGCGGTGGTTGGTGATGGTATTGTTACAGCGGGAGAATGGTgttggtgggaggagggtgtgtgaagaggggcgGGGGTATTTAACAGCAAGAGTTCTCAACCTTGTGCAGTCGAGGTTGGTTGAGGGTAGGTGCAGGGATGATACTTTGTATTGCTGATTGTTAACGCTGTTTATGGTTCGCCGTTGACTGCTAACGTTGACAatctttggtaaaaaaaaaaaaaaaaaaaaaaaaaaaaatatatatatatatatatatatatatatatatatatatatatatatatatatatatatatatatatatatatatatattaaagtatagcttctttctgtgttcttctactgctgctggtggCCATTGTGGTGATGGCAAATCTGGCCAGCCCAGGTTAACCTCGCAGTCTATGTAGACTAATCTGGAATTACCACCGGGGGTAAACTTCAACCAGTCAGAAGTCAGTTCTTCCCACAGTTGGATTTTAACCGCcccaacggtgatgatgatgttgtgggtGAGAATTATAACAGAGAGGGgcagggactgtgggtgaggggtgtcagTAAGGGCTACCCCAGAATGACCACCCTTTCCTTTTTCAATAGCTTCTTCAAACACGTAGAAAGAGGGTGATTTCCATCCTTGGGGATCAATGATCAGTTTTGACGAGCCACGAATTACCCCGAGGGTCATTTGAGCCAGGCCCAGAATAATCCAGAGGTAAAAACACAGCAGGGTGTAGTTTGAGGCTGTACTAACCGGGAAATGCTAATTGCTTCTCTGTTCTGTGCAGAGGATAAAAACAGTCAGCTGAGCAAGAAGGAACTGGACGAGTTTCAAGATGTTCTGGGTGAGTGGTcctatgtgtgatgatgatgatgtttcggTGAGTGGtcctttgtgtgatgatgatgatatgggtgagtggttctttgtgtgatgatgatgttgtgggtgagtggtcctttgtgtgatgatgatgttgtgggtgagtggttctttgtgtgatgatgatgttgtgggtgagtggtcctttgtgtgatgatgatgttgtgggtgagtggttctttgtgtgatgatgatgttgtgggtgagtggtcctttgtgtgatgatgatgatgtggatgaatggtcctttgtgtgatgatgatgatatgggtgagtggttctttgtgtgatgatgatgatgtggatgaatggtcctttgtgtgatgatgatgatgatgtgggtgagtggttctttgtgtgatgatgatgatgtgggtgagTGGTcttatgtgtgatgatgatgatgtggatgaatggtcctttgtgtgatgatgatgatgtgggtgagTGGTcctatgtgtgatgatgatgatgatgtggataaatggtctaatatcacttacagtgaaaagacgttaaactaaagaacgaacgaacaatcctttgtgtgatgatgatgatgtggataaatggtcctttgtgtgatgatgatgatatgggtgaatggtcctttgtgtgatgatgatgatgtgggtgagtggttctttgtgtgatgatgatgttgtgggtgagtggtcctttgtgtgatgatgatgatgtggatgaatggtcctttgtgtgatgatgatgatgtgggtgagtggttctttgtgtgatgatgatgatgtgggtgagTGGTcttatgtgtgatgatgatgatgtggatgaatggccctttgtgtgatgatgatgatgtgggtgagTGGTcctatgtgtgatgatgatgatgtggataaatggtctaatatcacttacagtgaaaagacgttaagctaaagaacgaacgaacaatcctttctgtgatgataatgatatggatgagtggttctttgtgtgatgatgatgatgtgggtgagTGGTcctatgtgtgatgatgatgatgatgtggataaatGGTCctttgtctgatgatgatgatatgggtgagtggtcctttgtgtgatgatgatgttgttggtgagtagtcctttgtgtgatgatgatgttgtgggtgagtggtcctttgtgtgatgatgatgttgtgggtgagtggttctttgtgtgatgatgatgtgggtgagtggtcctttgtgtgatgatgatgatgtggatgagtggttctttgtgtgatgatgatgatattggtgagTAGTTctttgtatgatgatgatgaattgggTGAGTGGTCCTTtgtgtgatgaggatgatgatgtggatgagtGCTTATTGTCTGATACTGATGTGGGTGAGTGATTATTGTGTGATAATGATGTGGTAAGTGAGTGGTCCTGTGAGAGAGGTCT of the Babylonia areolata isolate BAREFJ2019XMU chromosome 27, ASM4173473v1, whole genome shotgun sequence genome contains:
- the LOC143300978 gene encoding uncharacterized protein LOC143300978, with the translated sequence MKTLVLLFLTVAVVLVAQTDAGWIRLRRSARRWFRPSIGKRSADDEDVMKANEAMDLLNKLGLRCPGFGTDTKVGLNKALVTDAFDAVDKDKNSQLSKKELDEFQDVLDAFEDCEQSNAHQAG